Proteins found in one Geomonas subterranea genomic segment:
- the phoU gene encoding phosphate signaling complex protein PhoU, protein MEREHFSKQFDNELNVIREKLLEMGGKVESMIANAMKSLVERDTELAERTIAFDHEINTLEMVIDEKCLEVLARRQPAARDLRFITLALKIVTDLERIGDQCANICKRARELNQEPSLKPYIDLPRMAKASSDMVKEALDAFVRGDDALAIKVCQDDQCVDELNEQIQRELLTFMMGDPKTISRAMKIIHVSKCLERIADHATNIAEMVIFMIKGKDIRHTIA, encoded by the coding sequence ATGGAGAGAGAACATTTCAGCAAGCAGTTCGACAACGAACTGAACGTTATACGCGAGAAACTTCTGGAGATGGGTGGCAAGGTGGAGTCGATGATCGCCAACGCCATGAAATCCCTTGTGGAACGGGATACGGAGCTGGCGGAGCGGACCATCGCCTTCGACCACGAGATCAACACCCTGGAGATGGTGATCGACGAGAAGTGCCTGGAGGTGCTGGCGCGCCGGCAGCCGGCCGCACGGGACCTGCGCTTCATCACGCTGGCGCTCAAGATCGTGACCGATCTGGAGCGGATCGGCGACCAGTGTGCCAACATCTGCAAGCGCGCGCGGGAGCTGAACCAGGAGCCGTCCCTAAAGCCCTACATCGACCTGCCGCGCATGGCAAAGGCCTCGTCCGACATGGTTAAGGAGGCGCTCGACGCCTTCGTGCGCGGCGACGATGCGCTCGCCATCAAGGTCTGCCAGGATGACCAGTGTGTCGACGAGTTGAACGAGCAGATCCAGCGTGAGCTTTTGACCTTCATGATGGGTGACCCGAAGACCATCAGCCGCGCCATGAAGATCATCCATGTCTCCAAATGCCTGGAGCGTATCGCGGACCACGCCACCAACATCGCGGAGATGGTGATCTTCATGATCAAGGGGAAGGATATCCGCCACACCATCGCCTAG
- the pstB gene encoding phosphate ABC transporter ATP-binding protein PstB, whose product MNNKVQLDQVNIHFGKTHAVRDISMTFPEHSVTAIIGPSGCGKSTLLRSMNRMHDLVPSARVTGKILVDDGDIYDRGVDPVAIRRRVGMVFQKPNPFPAMSIYDNVIAGYKLNGRLPREEADEIVESCLKRVALWDEVKDRLKSNAMMLSGGQQQRLCIARTIAVKPEVILMDEPASALDPISTLKIEELIEELKERYTIIIVTHNMQQAARVSDYTAFLYMGDLVECGETKKIFTTPEEKRTEDYITGRFG is encoded by the coding sequence ATGAACAACAAGGTACAACTGGACCAGGTCAACATTCACTTCGGCAAGACCCACGCCGTGCGCGACATCAGCATGACCTTCCCGGAACACAGCGTCACCGCCATCATTGGGCCGTCGGGCTGCGGTAAATCGACGCTCTTGCGCTCCATGAACCGGATGCACGACCTGGTTCCCTCCGCGCGCGTCACCGGGAAGATCCTGGTGGACGACGGCGACATCTACGACAGGGGAGTCGACCCGGTGGCCATCCGCCGTCGCGTCGGCATGGTGTTCCAGAAGCCGAACCCGTTCCCGGCCATGTCGATCTATGACAACGTGATCGCCGGCTACAAGTTGAACGGCAGGCTTCCCCGCGAGGAGGCGGACGAGATCGTCGAGAGTTGCCTGAAGCGCGTGGCGCTCTGGGACGAGGTTAAGGATCGCCTGAAGAGCAACGCCATGATGCTCTCCGGCGGTCAGCAGCAGCGCCTATGCATCGCGAGGACCATCGCGGTCAAGCCGGAGGTCATCCTCATGGATGAGCCCGCCTCCGCGCTCGACCCCATCTCGACGTTGAAAATCGAGGAACTGATCGAGGAACTCAAGGAGCGCTACACCATCATCATCGTCACCCACAACATGCAGCAGGCCGCGCGCGTCTCGGACTACACCGCCTTTTTATACATGGGTGATCTCGTGGAGTGCGGCGAGACCAAGAAGATCTTCACCACCCCCGAAGAAAAGCGGACCGAGGATTACATAACCGGTCGCTTCGGCTAG
- the pstA gene encoding phosphate ABC transporter permease PstA has product MMRSVGFRKAKNHLMSGVMLACTLAVLIPLGLIFFHILKMGVSSLSLDFFTHAPAPTGEPGGGMANGMLGSLIMIGGASLFGLPVGILGAIYLSEFGGSKVSTLIRFAADVLSGTPSIITGMVAYTLLVVPMKGFSGLAGSVALAMIMIPIVLRTTEEQLKMVPGSLREASLALGVPFWRTSLKVTLRSALSGVLTGVLLAVARIAGETAPLLFTALGNQFWSKNVLQPMAALPLQIFSFAIAPYEDWHRLAWAGALVLVTVMFALSLTARYFGRTGQAR; this is encoded by the coding sequence ATGATGCGCAGTGTCGGGTTCCGCAAGGCAAAGAACCACCTGATGAGCGGGGTGATGTTGGCCTGCACGCTGGCCGTGCTGATACCCCTGGGGCTCATCTTCTTCCACATCCTGAAGATGGGGGTCAGCTCGCTCTCCCTCGATTTCTTCACCCATGCCCCCGCGCCAACGGGCGAGCCTGGAGGCGGCATGGCCAACGGGATGCTCGGGTCGCTGATCATGATCGGTGGGGCTTCCCTCTTCGGGCTTCCCGTCGGCATCCTCGGTGCCATCTACCTCTCCGAATTCGGCGGTTCCAAGGTCTCCACCCTGATCCGGTTCGCCGCCGACGTCCTCTCGGGCACCCCGTCCATTATCACCGGAATGGTCGCCTACACGCTGCTCGTGGTGCCGATGAAGGGGTTTTCCGGCCTCGCCGGATCGGTCGCGCTCGCCATGATCATGATTCCCATCGTGCTTCGCACCACGGAGGAGCAGTTGAAGATGGTCCCCGGTTCGCTGCGCGAGGCGTCGCTTGCGCTTGGCGTCCCCTTCTGGCGCACGAGCCTCAAGGTCACCCTGAGAAGCGCCCTCTCGGGCGTCCTCACCGGCGTGCTGCTCGCGGTGGCGAGGATAGCCGGCGAAACGGCGCCGCTTCTGTTCACCGCGCTCGGCAACCAGTTCTGGAGCAAGAACGTCCTGCAACCGATGGCAGCGCTCCCCCTGCAGATCTTCAGCTTCGCCATCGCCCCGTACGAGGACTGGCACCGGCTGGCCTGGGCGGGTGCGCTGGTGCTGGTGACCGTCATGTTCGCCCTGAGCCTCACCGCCCGCTACTTCGGCCGGACCGGGCAGGCGAGATAG
- the pstC gene encoding phosphate ABC transporter permease subunit PstC — protein sequence MELEMRSCCTHETDRPDAASKRTEPAPAKKLGGDAVFRYLTTFFAFSILAILALMLYEMTGESLPAIREFGWKFVTSKEWDAVQGQFGALPYLYGSVVSSVLALLLATPLSIGAALFITEVAPGRLGSLMAPLVELLAAIPSVIYGLWGVLVMAPWLQSTVQPFLIEHFGFIPFFEGAPYGVSMLAAVFILMIMVVPIITSITREVLLAVPQSQKEAAIALGATRWETIKIAILPYGKSGILGAAILGLGRAIGETMAVTMVIGNAPNISLSLLSPAYTMPSVIANEFAETTSKLHASALMEIGLILMLVTLIVNAMARLLIWSVSRSAKGGAA from the coding sequence GTGGAGTTAGAGATGCGTTCCTGCTGCACACATGAAACGGACCGGCCCGACGCGGCGAGCAAGAGGACCGAACCGGCCCCGGCCAAGAAACTGGGCGGAGACGCCGTCTTTCGCTACCTGACCACCTTTTTCGCCTTCAGCATCCTCGCCATACTGGCGCTCATGCTCTACGAGATGACCGGAGAGAGCTTGCCGGCCATCAGGGAATTCGGCTGGAAGTTCGTGACCTCGAAGGAATGGGACGCGGTGCAGGGACAGTTCGGTGCCCTGCCCTACCTGTACGGCTCGGTGGTTTCCTCGGTGCTGGCCTTGCTGCTCGCCACCCCGTTGAGTATCGGCGCGGCGCTCTTCATAACCGAGGTGGCCCCGGGGCGACTCGGCTCCCTGATGGCGCCGCTCGTGGAATTGCTGGCCGCCATTCCCTCGGTCATCTACGGCCTTTGGGGCGTACTGGTGATGGCGCCCTGGCTGCAGAGCACGGTCCAGCCTTTCCTGATCGAGCACTTCGGCTTTATCCCGTTCTTCGAGGGCGCCCCCTACGGTGTCAGCATGCTGGCGGCCGTCTTCATCCTGATGATCATGGTGGTGCCGATCATCACCTCGATCACCCGCGAGGTGCTGCTGGCGGTGCCGCAGAGCCAGAAGGAGGCCGCCATCGCCCTGGGCGCCACCCGCTGGGAGACCATCAAGATCGCCATCCTCCCCTACGGCAAGTCCGGCATCCTCGGTGCCGCCATCCTCGGGCTGGGGAGGGCCATCGGCGAAACCATGGCCGTCACCATGGTCATCGGCAACGCGCCCAACATATCGCTGTCGCTCCTCTCCCCCGCCTACACCATGCCCAGCGTAATCGCCAACGAGTTCGCCGAGACCACGTCGAAGCTGCACGCCTCGGCGCTCATGGAAATCGGACTGATCCTGATGCTGGTCACCCTGATCGTCAACGCCATGGCGAGGCTTTTGATCTGGAGCGTGTCCAGAAGCGCCAAGGGAGGTGCGGCATGA
- a CDS encoding universal stress protein, which produces MFRHLLVPTDGSPLSQEAVTRAISFASEAGARITFFCAVQPLPKMYFAEGAIFDAHTCTAYREKMVEAANEILDAAQKRAEAAGVACGKAALLSTEPYEAIIEAATENECDLIFMASHGRRGISGFLLGSETQKVLTHSTIPVLVHRSTDQVA; this is translated from the coding sequence ATGTTCAGACACCTGCTTGTCCCCACCGACGGTTCCCCGCTCTCCCAGGAGGCCGTCACCCGCGCCATCTCGTTTGCCAGCGAGGCGGGTGCCCGCATCACCTTTTTCTGTGCGGTACAGCCGTTACCCAAGATGTACTTCGCCGAGGGCGCCATCTTCGATGCCCACACCTGCACCGCTTATCGTGAAAAAATGGTGGAGGCCGCCAATGAGATTCTCGACGCGGCGCAAAAACGAGCCGAGGCAGCCGGCGTCGCGTGCGGGAAGGCGGCCCTCTTGAGCACCGAGCCGTATGAAGCGATCATCGAAGCGGCAACCGAAAACGAGTGCGACCTCATCTTCATGGCGTCGCACGGGCGGCGGGGTATCAGCGGTTTTTTGCTCGGCAGCGAGACTCAGAAGGTGCTCACCCACTCTACCATCCCGGTGCTGGTGCATCGCTCTACCGACCAGGTAGCTTGA
- a CDS encoding DHA2 family efflux MFS transporter permease subunit, with translation MDAATVSTAVADENAPLAGGMLWLAAIILAAANFIAVLNMTIANVAVPNIAGSLGATVSQGTWVITSYAVGEAITVPLTGWLSARYGAVRVFVGAMVLFGFFSLVSGLANSLGLLVAARIFQGFSGGPLMPLSQTLLMRIFPKEKTAAAIGLWSMTTLIAPVLGPILGGYFCDEYSWSWIFYINLPIAFTGGFFAWQLLKRYSEPLVRNPIDRVGLALLIVWVATLQLMLDEGKDLDWFASTKIVTLAIIAAIAFAAFIIWELYEEHPVVDLKVFRHRGFSACVLTISLAFAAFFGVSVLTPLWLQNFMGYTATQAGLATAGTGLAAFFIAPLVAQMATRVDARKLVFGGVIWLGLDTLWRTVANTDMTFWNIAVPLVFLGFGLPFFFIPTTGLALASVEEREMDSAAGLMNFLRTLSGAFATSCVTTVWANQITRNHAELVGLTDSDQGVATMLTASGAPGEAVTQVIDYMITGQSVMLATNQLMWAIGIAFFIAASVIWIAPRPSRVVDPSAGGH, from the coding sequence ATGGATGCAGCAACAGTTTCAACCGCAGTTGCCGACGAGAACGCTCCGCTTGCCGGGGGGATGCTCTGGCTGGCGGCCATCATCCTCGCGGCAGCCAACTTCATTGCCGTCCTCAACATGACCATCGCCAACGTCGCCGTCCCCAACATCGCCGGAAGCCTCGGGGCGACCGTCAGCCAGGGTACCTGGGTCATCACCTCCTACGCGGTCGGTGAAGCCATCACGGTGCCGCTCACCGGCTGGCTGTCGGCTCGTTACGGAGCGGTGCGGGTATTCGTCGGGGCGATGGTGCTGTTCGGCTTTTTCTCGCTGGTCTCGGGCCTGGCCAACTCCCTGGGGCTTCTGGTCGCGGCCCGCATATTCCAGGGCTTTTCCGGGGGGCCGCTGATGCCCTTGTCGCAGACCCTGTTGATGCGGATCTTCCCGAAGGAGAAAACGGCAGCGGCCATAGGGCTGTGGTCGATGACCACGCTGATCGCCCCGGTCCTCGGTCCGATCCTGGGGGGCTATTTCTGCGATGAATACAGCTGGTCCTGGATCTTCTACATCAACCTCCCCATCGCCTTCACCGGCGGCTTCTTCGCCTGGCAGCTATTGAAGCGCTACAGCGAGCCGCTGGTTCGTAACCCCATCGACCGGGTCGGGCTGGCCCTGCTCATCGTATGGGTCGCGACGCTGCAGCTCATGCTCGATGAAGGGAAGGACCTGGACTGGTTCGCCTCCACCAAGATCGTCACCCTGGCCATCATCGCCGCCATCGCCTTCGCCGCCTTCATCATCTGGGAACTGTACGAGGAGCATCCCGTGGTCGACCTCAAGGTATTCCGCCATCGCGGCTTCTCTGCATGCGTGCTGACCATCAGCCTCGCCTTCGCCGCCTTCTTCGGGGTGAGCGTGCTGACGCCGCTTTGGCTCCAGAATTTCATGGGGTACACGGCGACCCAGGCGGGCCTCGCCACCGCCGGGACCGGCCTGGCAGCCTTCTTCATAGCGCCGCTGGTGGCGCAGATGGCGACCAGGGTCGACGCCCGCAAGCTGGTGTTCGGAGGCGTCATCTGGCTTGGCCTCGATACCCTTTGGCGCACCGTGGCCAACACCGACATGACCTTCTGGAACATAGCGGTGCCGCTGGTGTTCCTGGGATTCGGCCTCCCCTTTTTCTTCATCCCCACCACGGGATTGGCCCTCGCGAGTGTCGAGGAGCGCGAGATGGACTCTGCTGCCGGGCTGATGAACTTCCTGCGCACCCTCTCCGGCGCCTTCGCGACCTCGTGCGTGACCACCGTCTGGGCCAACCAGATCACCCGGAACCATGCCGAACTGGTGGGCCTCACCGACAGCGACCAGGGCGTGGCCACCATGCTGACGGCTTCGGGGGCGCCCGGCGAGGCGGTGACCCAGGTCATCGACTACATGATCACGGGGCAAAGCGTCATGCTGGCCACCAACCAGCTGATGTGGGCCATCGGCATCGCGTTCTTCATCGCCGCCTCGGTGATCTGGATTGCGCCGCGACCAAGCCGGGTGGTTGACCCGTCCGCGGGCGGACATTGA
- a CDS encoding HlyD family secretion protein, with the protein MPDTTKSIPTDVTKTNRRKKLLLALAAVVVVSGASATAYGVLYGSNFVSTDNAYTAVEVAQVTPSVGGTIAEVLVTDTQAVKKGDVLVRIDQTDARLALAQAEADLGRAVRRVKGYLANDGSLNAQITARDADESRADAQLRSAQADFERARIDLKRRETLSASGSVSGDELTRAQNAFAAAKANLDGTRAAIAQASANRSTALSAREANAVLIAGTTVETNPEVALARARRDQAAVDLERTVIRAPMDGIVAKRQVQVGQRVQAGVPLLSVVPVQQMHVDANFKEVQLKKVRVGQPVTLHADIYGKSVTYHGSVEGFSGGSGSAFSAIPAQNATGNWIKVVQRLPVRIKLNPGELEKNPLKVGLSMSAEIDTRKN; encoded by the coding sequence ATGCCTGACACGACCAAATCGATTCCTACCGATGTGACCAAAACCAACCGCCGCAAGAAACTGCTGCTCGCCCTCGCCGCAGTCGTCGTTGTCTCTGGCGCAAGCGCCACGGCTTACGGCGTTTTGTACGGCTCGAACTTCGTCTCCACCGACAACGCCTACACGGCGGTCGAGGTCGCACAGGTGACCCCGTCGGTGGGTGGGACCATCGCCGAGGTGCTGGTAACCGATACCCAGGCGGTCAAGAAGGGGGACGTCCTGGTGCGGATAGACCAGACCGACGCGAGGCTCGCCCTGGCCCAGGCGGAGGCCGACCTCGGCCGGGCGGTGCGCCGTGTCAAGGGGTACCTGGCCAACGATGGCAGTCTCAACGCCCAGATCACCGCGCGCGACGCCGATGAAAGCCGCGCCGACGCCCAGCTTCGCTCCGCCCAGGCCGATTTCGAGCGGGCCCGCATCGACCTGAAGCGGCGCGAGACCCTTTCGGCATCGGGGTCGGTATCGGGGGACGAATTGACGCGCGCCCAGAACGCCTTTGCCGCGGCGAAGGCCAACCTTGACGGGACCCGCGCCGCCATCGCCCAAGCAAGCGCCAACCGCAGCACGGCTCTCAGCGCCCGCGAGGCCAACGCCGTCCTCATCGCCGGTACGACGGTGGAGACGAACCCCGAGGTGGCGCTGGCCCGCGCCCGTCGCGACCAGGCTGCGGTCGACCTGGAACGGACCGTGATCCGCGCCCCTATGGACGGCATCGTGGCCAAACGCCAGGTACAGGTCGGCCAGCGCGTGCAGGCTGGCGTGCCCCTGCTTTCGGTGGTCCCCGTACAGCAGATGCACGTCGACGCCAACTTCAAGGAAGTGCAGTTGAAGAAGGTACGTGTCGGCCAACCGGTCACCCTGCACGCGGATATCTATGGCAAGTCGGTCACCTACCACGGCAGCGTCGAGGGCTTTTCCGGTGGTTCCGGTTCCGCCTTCTCGGCCATTCCCGCCCAAAACGCCACCGGCAACTGGATCAAGGTGGTCCAGCGTCTGCCGGTACGGATCAAGCTGAACCCGGGGGAGTTGGAGAAGAACCCGCTCAAGGTGGGGCTCTCCATGAGCGCCGAAATAGACACGCGCAAGAACTAG
- a CDS encoding efflux transporter outer membrane subunit: MTLTPPPTISAARSIVVASALAIATSLSGCAMLPDVGQPGMMKAPAEYESAASFSAPAANWPAERWWQSYGDAQLVTLIDEALRDAPDMAAAAARMRRAEAYLKVSGSTLLPQVSANASVAEQKLSYNYLTPGTMTPGGWQDYGIGTINLNWEIDFWGKNRAAVSAATSQREASRAEAALVQLNLAAAIAINYADLAKLHALRDTAVRTVEIRSKTVELFNERFQNGMETQGSVSEAKARLAGAQGELLSIEEQIGLTCNRLASLAGAGPDRALSIKRPKVDLGGHFGLPPELAVNLLGRRPDVIMARLLAEAQSHRIAQKKAEFYPNVNLSAFIGVQSLGLNNLTKAGSDIGGIGPAVSLPLFTAGRLQGELRATSAAYDEMVANYNATVTHALEEVAGAALSIKALARQVEKAEEAVREAAEAHRVARDRYEGGLANFIEVLYAEDVLLNNQRSLTALKSRALTLDITLQRALGGGYQFKNS; encoded by the coding sequence ATGACCCTTACCCCCCCACCCACCATTTCGGCGGCGAGGTCGATAGTCGTCGCATCGGCTTTAGCTATCGCCACTAGCCTCAGTGGTTGCGCCATGCTGCCCGACGTCGGCCAACCAGGAATGATGAAAGCTCCAGCGGAGTACGAGAGTGCCGCCTCATTCTCCGCACCGGCAGCCAATTGGCCGGCGGAACGCTGGTGGCAGTCGTACGGCGATGCGCAACTGGTCACACTGATTGACGAGGCGCTGCGCGATGCACCGGACATGGCTGCGGCAGCGGCACGCATGCGGCGCGCCGAAGCCTACCTCAAGGTGTCAGGTTCCACCCTCTTGCCGCAGGTAAGCGCCAATGCCTCGGTGGCCGAGCAGAAGCTCAGTTACAACTACCTCACTCCCGGTACCATGACCCCGGGCGGCTGGCAGGATTACGGGATCGGCACCATCAACCTGAACTGGGAGATCGATTTCTGGGGCAAGAACCGTGCGGCAGTGTCCGCGGCCACATCCCAACGTGAAGCGAGCCGAGCCGAAGCGGCGCTGGTGCAGCTAAACCTCGCGGCTGCAATCGCCATCAACTACGCGGACCTGGCAAAGCTCCATGCCCTGCGGGATACCGCCGTCCGTACCGTCGAGATCCGCAGCAAGACGGTCGAGCTTTTCAACGAGCGCTTCCAAAACGGCATGGAGACCCAGGGGAGCGTCAGCGAGGCCAAGGCCAGGCTGGCCGGAGCACAAGGGGAACTTCTCTCCATCGAGGAGCAGATCGGCCTCACCTGCAACCGCCTGGCGTCCCTGGCCGGTGCCGGGCCGGACCGGGCCCTGTCCATCAAGCGTCCCAAGGTCGACCTCGGCGGCCATTTTGGGCTCCCCCCGGAACTGGCTGTCAACCTCTTGGGGCGGCGCCCGGACGTGATCATGGCCCGTCTTTTGGCCGAGGCACAGTCGCACCGCATCGCCCAGAAAAAGGCGGAGTTCTACCCCAACGTCAACCTCTCCGCCTTCATCGGGGTGCAATCGCTGGGGCTCAATAACCTAACCAAAGCGGGATCGGATATCGGCGGCATCGGACCGGCGGTATCCCTGCCCCTATTCACCGCCGGACGTCTGCAGGGTGAACTGCGTGCCACCAGCGCGGCCTATGACGAGATGGTGGCCAATTACAACGCTACGGTGACCCATGCCCTGGAAGAAGTGGCCGGCGCCGCGCTCAGCATCAAGGCCCTGGCACGACAAGTGGAAAAAGCAGAGGAAGCGGTCAGGGAGGCGGCCGAGGCGCACCGGGTGGCGCGCGACCGCTATGAAGGCGGGCTGGCCAACTTTATCGAAGTTCTTTATGCGGAAGATGTCCTGTTAAACAACCAGCGCTCTCTTACGGCTCTAAAGTCCCGGGCGTTGACTCTGGACATCACCTTGCAGCGCGCCCTTGGCGGCGGATACCAGTTCAAAAACAGCTAA
- a CDS encoding TetR/AcrR family transcriptional regulator, with protein MKTKSEEKRQAIVNEAAQAFRAMGFERTSMSEICSRVGGSKATIYNYFPSKEELFAEVILQSTQAEFDAVHACIDKSTGDIADSLRTFGKKLLSFLYSHEIQASRHMAIAQAKHSELGRVIYERGVMRSQKLVAEFLKESMAAGKLRQAPPEIATRHLISLLESEFIDRFLFHLSTEELTEAEITEATTRAIEVFMAAYAPKP; from the coding sequence ATGAAGACGAAATCGGAAGAAAAAAGGCAGGCCATCGTGAATGAAGCGGCCCAGGCTTTCCGGGCCATGGGATTTGAGCGCACCTCCATGTCCGAGATCTGTTCCAGGGTCGGTGGATCGAAGGCCACGATCTACAATTACTTCCCCTCCAAGGAGGAACTGTTTGCCGAAGTGATCCTGCAATCGACGCAGGCCGAGTTCGACGCGGTTCATGCCTGCATAGACAAATCAACGGGCGATATTGCCGATTCTCTCAGGACCTTCGGAAAGAAACTACTGTCATTTCTCTACTCGCACGAGATTCAGGCGAGCCGCCACATGGCGATCGCCCAGGCCAAACACTCCGAGCTGGGCCGAGTCATATACGAACGTGGTGTCATGCGCAGCCAAAAGCTGGTTGCGGAGTTCCTGAAAGAATCGATGGCTGCAGGAAAACTCAGGCAAGCCCCACCCGAGATCGCAACCCGCCACCTGATCAGCCTGTTGGAGTCGGAATTCATCGACCGATTCCTTTTCCACCTCTCCACCGAGGAACTCACCGAGGCCGAAATCACCGAGGCCACCACCCGTGCCATAGAGGTCTTTATGGCTGCCTACGCGCCCAAACCGTGA
- a CDS encoding OmpA/MotB family protein, with product MARKKEPDKEPNHERWLVSYGDLLTLLFAVFVTLYAMSQADAKKAQQVADSFQNALGITSVGSKPAVIDSGSVGAVPGAPQRQPVAARLPALVGGKPLAGELEIQGMKRMLDAYLAKTGFSDRVKISLNQRGLVVRLEDGVFFNSGSAEVNTESLAIVEAIAGILTQHANRCRVEGHTDDRPISTGRFPSNWDLSTARATSLVKLLTRRYGVDPRGISAAGYAEYQPIAANSTAEGRAQNRRVEIVVLANEPVLPPSPAPATGSP from the coding sequence ATGGCCAGGAAAAAGGAACCGGATAAAGAACCCAATCACGAGCGCTGGCTGGTGTCTTACGGAGACCTGCTCACATTGCTCTTCGCCGTTTTCGTAACCCTCTATGCCATGTCCCAGGCGGACGCAAAGAAAGCCCAGCAGGTCGCCGACTCCTTCCAGAACGCCCTCGGCATCACGTCTGTTGGCAGCAAACCTGCGGTCATTGACAGCGGCAGTGTCGGTGCCGTACCCGGTGCGCCGCAGCGGCAGCCGGTCGCAGCACGCCTGCCTGCGTTAGTGGGAGGGAAGCCATTGGCAGGAGAGTTGGAGATCCAGGGCATGAAGAGAATGCTCGACGCCTACCTCGCCAAGACCGGGTTTTCTGATCGGGTCAAGATCTCCTTGAATCAGAGAGGTCTCGTGGTGAGACTGGAAGACGGTGTCTTTTTCAACTCCGGCAGCGCCGAGGTCAATACGGAATCTTTGGCTATCGTGGAGGCCATAGCAGGAATTCTGACCCAGCACGCCAACCGATGCCGGGTGGAGGGACACACCGACGACAGACCGATCTCAACCGGACGGTTTCCTTCCAACTGGGACCTTTCCACCGCCCGTGCTACTTCCCTCGTCAAACTGCTCACCCGACGCTACGGCGTCGACCCTAGGGGCATCTCAGCTGCCGGGTACGCCGAATACCAGCCCATAGCGGCCAATTCCACGGCTGAAGGACGGGCTCAGAACCGCCGGGTCGAGATCGTCGTGCTGGCGAATGAACCTGTACTGCCTCCGAGCCCTGCCCCCGCGACCGGATCCCCGTAA